GGTGGTGTGCCGTCCCTTGCCGTCCACGTCGCGTGCGGCCTGGACCTCCATCGCCGGCCGGCCGAGCAGGGTGTTGGCGAGGGTGGACTTGCCCGCGCCGGAGATGCCCAGCAGGACGCTCGTGCCGTCGGCGACGACCGCCCGGAAGTCGTCCACGCCCTCCCCGGTGACGGAGCTGACGGGGAGCACCCGGACGCCGGGGGCGACGCGTTCGACGTCCTGGACGAGATGGGACAGCGTCGTGGCGTCCGGCACCAGGTCCGCCTTGGTCAGCAGCACGATCGGGTGCACCTCGTGCCGCCGGCCCCCGGCCCCGTCACCGAGCAGCGCGGCGCCGTCGGTGCTGGACATGGCCAGCGCGAGGAAGCGTTCCAGCCGTCCGGGGTCCAGCTCGACGGCGAGCGAGGCGCAGATGACGACACGGTCGATGTTGGTGGCCAGCACCTGGCCCTCGGACCGCTGCGAGGAGGTCGAGCGGACGAACGCGGTACGCCGGGGCAGCAGGGTCCGGACGAATCGCGGATCGCCGTCGGGGTCGACGGCCACCCAGTCGCCGGTGCACACGATCCGCATGGGGTCGCGGGGCACCACGAACGCGGTGTCCGCACTGAGCGTGCCGTGCGCCGTGACCACGTCGCACCGCCCGCGGTCCACCCTCACCACACGGCCCGGCAGGAGTCCCCGCTCGGCGTAAGGGGCGAAGACCGCGGCCAGGTCCGCGTCCCAGCCGTACGGAACCAGCGGGTGCGAAGCGGCGGAAGGAGAAGAGGAAGCCGGAAGAACGGGGAGAGACAAGGGAAACCCTTCACAGGGTGGCCCCGGCGACGCGCGCTCGGGCGCGAAGGAACGAAGGTCGGTCAGCCGGCGGCCACGGAGGTGGGAACGGTGTGCTTCGGGTCGTGGGCGGTGCCCACCGCGACGACGGTCATCACTGTCCTCACCTCCGGTCCTGTCGGATCTCCTCGAACTCGGCACACCATAACGGGGAACGGTCCGCCGGCGTCAACGCGTTTTTTCCGGCCGCCCTCCCGCGGATACCCCGGCGCCCGCGCTTTGCGGTCCTGAAGTACGGTTTGACTCCGGTATCGGCAAATCTCCCTCGATCAGGTGATAGCCACATACATGACCTGGTCCAGGAGCATTAGGGTGCCGGACATGACCTCTTCTCGGACCGCCACCAGCACATTCACACAAGCCCAGTTGGGCACCCAGGCCCTGATCGGCTGGAGCGGTGAGCACCCGGACGGCGACCGCGGTGTCGCCTTCCTCCTCGCCTACTCGCTCGGCGACGGCCAGGACGGCCCGGAGACCGGCGAGCTGGCCCTGCGTGCGGCTCTGGAACGCAGCGGACTGCGGATCGGCGGCGAGACACTGGACGGCTCCCAGCAGCCGGGCCTTCCGGTGAAACTGGTCGTCCAGGCAGGCCAGGCGGTGCTGACGATGCCTCACTTCAAGGCCCAGTACACCGTTCCGCGGGAATGGCTGGCGGTTGCGCGGTCGGAGGGCGTGGTGCACGGCATGTTCGCGACGCGCCCCTGGCCCGCGGCCGTCCCCGGGCAGCCGGTCGGCGAAGAGCTGCTGCGCTCCTTCGTCTGCGACCCCGAGACCGTACGGACCTCCGCGCACTGCCTGCTGCCGGTACGCAGCCTGGGCTGACCACCCGGCCATGACGGACAGGGCGGCGCATCCCCGCGCCGCCCTCACGGACACGACGATGCCCACCACCCCCGTGGGGTGGTGGGCATCGTCGTGAACGGCGCCGTACGACGGGGAGGCGGGCCGCTCCGGAGCGGCCCGCCTCCCGGGAACGGCGTCAGCCGTTGGCGATACCGTTGCCGGAGAGGAGCGGGATGTCCGACAGGATGTGCGACAGCGGCTCGTCGCCCTTGGCCTGGGTGGAGTTGTCCGTGCACTGCTGGTTCTGCGGGTTCGACAGGACGTTGACGTCCTGGACCGTGATCGGGACGAGGCCGATCAGCGACCCGACGTTGGCCTTGGCCGGGACGCCGAGGCAGAGCTTGTTGAGCGAGCCCTGCACCAGGCTGAGCTGCGGGCTCATGTCGCCCTCGGTCTCCGAGGTGCCGAACTCCGACTCGGAACCGTTGCCGTTGACGACGGTGGTGCCCATGTCGTTGCCGATCGCCATGGCCGAGGGGGCCGCGGCGGCGGAGATACCGAGCAGGGACACGGCCACGGCTGCGCCGGCCATCATCTTCTTCATGACGTCTCACCTTTCGACGCGTCCTGTGGGGACGCAGTAAATGAACCGGGACCGGCGCCCCGTCGCACCGGTCGATGTGGTGCCGGCGTTCCCGGCTGCGGACCTACGTCCTGCGGGCTGCCGGGACGAAGGCCCTTGTGTGCTCCTGTGCCGCCACCGCCGGTGTCTCCCGCCCGGGTTCACGCCCCTTCTCCCGCCATTCGGCGAGCAGCCGGTCGTAGATCGGCGTGGGCGTGGGGTGGCGGGAGACCCCGGCGGTGGCACGCCGGAGCTGTTCTTCGTACGGGTCCATGGGGTGGCCCTACCCGGCAGGCCGGGCCTCGTCTGCCGCGGATACGGCAACCGGACCAATGCCCGCACCAAAGGACTACTCCGCTCACACGGCCGGCCCCACGTACCGGCGGCCGTGCGCCGGGCGTCAGTTGTTTCCGGCGCCGTTGGCCGAGAGAATCGGGATGTCGTTGAGGATGTGCGACAGCGCCTCGTCACCCTTGGCCTGGGTGGAGTTCTCGGTGCACTGCTGGTTCTGCGGCGAGGACAGGATGTTGATGTCCTGGACCGAGATCGGAACGAGGCCGAGGAGGGAACCGATGTTGGCCTTGGCCGGCAGCGCGATGCAGGGCTTGTTGAACGACCCCTGGATCAGGCCGATCTGAGGGCTCATGTCACCCGAGGTGCTGCTGTTTCCGTAGTACTGCACGGCACCGTTGCCGTTGACCGCCGTGGTGCCCATGTCGTTACCGGTCGCCATGGCGGCGGGAGCCGCGACGGCGGACACGCCCGCGACGGACGCGGCCATGGCCGCCGAAGCCAGAATCTTCTTGATCATGAGAGAGCCCTTCTGGATGTGCTGTTGCTCGGCCGGACCGGACACGCGGAACACGCGCGCCGCACTGGCCGAAGTGATGCCACTTCACTCGGACGGTGCCGTCTTCGGCCGGGCGGGAGTGCCTGGCCTGGCACCGGAGAACATGCGCTGAATGGAGGGATGCTGTGAGGGGTGCGGGAGTCAGCCCCCGACGGGCAGGCCGCCGAGCAGCGGGGCGGCCTCCGCGGCCACACCGGTCGCCTCGTCCGCCAGCCTGCTCACGGTGCCGTCCTCGTGGATCTGGCGTGTCACGCCGCCGACCGTGTCGACCAGCGGGTCGACGGCCTGCGGGGTGCTGGCCATGAGGTGGTTCACGCCGGTGGTGAGACTGAGCGTGGGAGAGGTGGGAGCAACCGCGAAGGCGGGCGCAGCCGTTCCGAGGGCGGCCACGGAACCGGCAACGAACGCGGCGGTCTTCGCGTACTTCACTTCTGTTCTCCTTCCACAGCGGCGTGGTTTCCGGTCGCGTTCCCGCGCCGCACAAGCCTTCTGCACCTGTGGCATCCACCGCTTTCACCAGGTACAACGATCGGAGCACGTACCGGAAACTGTGCGATGCGCATTTTTTTCGCGAAGTTCATGAACCGGGATGATGCGGGCACGGAAACGCCCCGCGACCGGTTGCGCGGTCCGGGGCGTTCCGGTGACTGCGATCGGCTCGGTGCGAGCCGGTCAGCTGTTGACGCAGGTGTTGCCGAAGGCGGGGTTCAGCAGACCGATGATGTTGATGCTGTTCCCGCAGACGTTCACCGGGATGTGGACCGGCACCTGCACGACGTTGCCGGACAGCACGCCCGGGGAACCGGCCGCGATGGCACCGGCGCCCGCGTCGGCCATGGCCGGGGTGGCGGCGCCCAGCGCCATGAGGGCTCCGGCGGCGATGGCGGCGACCTTGGTGTACTTCACTTTTCGTCCCTTTCTGCTGCGGAGTCCTGACGCGGACACGTCTTTCGTACCGCGCGGGCGCCCTCAGGAGGGACACATCCGTGACTCCGGAGCTGCAATCCGTAACGAATCAGCGGGCGGCGGGTGACTCCCCGGAGGGGGTTTCCCGGAAATCCGCCCGAATGCCACAGGACCGGGCCGCACGATGGAGGAATGTCGGCGGCCCGGACCGGTCGTGGAGGCTGCTCAGCTGTTGCCGGCGCCGTTGCCGGAGAGGAGCGGGATGTCCGACAGGATGTGGGACAGCGGCTCGTCGCCCTTGGCCTGGGTGGAGTTGTCCGTGCACTGCTGGTTCTGCGGGTTCGACAGGACGTTGACGTCCTGGACCGTGATCGGGATGAGGCCGATCAGCGACCCGACGTTGGCCTTGAGCGGCAGACCCACACAGGGCTTGTTGAGCGAGCCCTGCACCAGGCTGAGCTGCGGGCTCATGTCGCCCTCGGTCTCCGAGGTGCCGAACTCCGACTCGGAACCGTTGCCGTTGACGACGGTGGTGCCCATGTCGTCGCCGATGGCCATGGCGCTGGTCGCGGTGAGACCGAGGATGGAAGCGGCGACGGCACCCGTAGCCAGAACCTTCTTGATCACGATTAACCCTTCTCGTACCGAGTGCTCCGCGGCGGAGCTTCCTGATCAACTCCCGGCCCCGCGTTTGGTTTCCCCCATTCATCCGAATGCCGGGCACGCGACCGGCGCACGACAGGGCGCCCGGAGCGCACGAACGCGCGCACTTAACTCTTTCGAGTGGTTACAAAATTTCCACGACTCTCCGAGTTTCCCCGTAGCCCCTCGATCGTTATGCAGTCGTCCGCGTACATGGGAATGACTTTCCATCCGGGTCACCGCCCGCGCGAATTCCAATGAAGGGCAAGTAATGCGACAGGTTCTGAACAAAAGCATGGTCGTCATGGCGGCCGCGTCGGGGATCCTGGCCGCCGCCGGCGGCTACGCCCACGCCGATGCGTCGGCCGACGGTGTGGCGGCGGGTTCGCCCGGCGTCGGCTCGGGCAACGCGGTGCAGGTGCCGGTCCACATCCCGGTGAACGTCTGCGGGAACACCGTCGATGTGATCGCGCTGCTGAACCCCGCATTCGGCAACACCTGCGCCAACGTCGGCTCGGGTGACCAGCACGGCTCCGGCCACGGTCACGGCTCCGGCCACGGCTCCGGCCACGGTCACGGCTCCGGCCACGGCTCCGGCTCCGGCTCCGGAGCGGACGCCGAGGCGGTGGCCGCGGGTTCACCGGGCGTGCTGTCGGGCAACCTGGCCCAGGTCCCGGTGGACGTCCCGGTCAACGCCTGCGGCAACTCGGTGGACGTCGTGGGTCTGCTCAACCCGGTGTTCGGCAACACCTGCGTCAATGACAGCGGCCACGACGGTGGTCACGAGATCCCGCCGGTCGACCCGCCCTCCCCCGAGCCGCCCACCACCGAGCCCCCGGCCCCCGAGCCGCCCACCACCGAGCCCCCGACCAGCGAGCCGCCCACCAGCGAGCCCCCGGTGCAGGAGCCCCCGGTCAAGGAGCCCCCGGCCGACCCCTCCGTGCCGAACACCCCCGACACGCAGCTCGCCGAGACCGGTGCCGGGCAGATCGGCCTGGCCGCCGGTGCGAGCGCCGCACTGCTGCTGGGCGGTGCGGTGCTGATGCGCCGTAACCGCGCCGCACGCGACTGACACCGCACGCGCGAAGGGGCCCCGGCATCGGGTGATGCCGGGGCCCCTTCCTTCGTACCGTCAGACGCGGGAGAGTCCCGCGCGGTCCAGGTACGCCGCGATCATCGCGGTCTCCGTCCCGTCCAGGCGGCGCATCGGCGGGCTCATGACGTTCGTGGCGATGACGCCGCGCAGCATCAGGGCCGTCTTGAACGCGCCGAGACCCGCCGCGGTGGCCGATGCGGTACCGGGGACCGCCGCCCCCACGATGTCGAACAGGGCCACGAGCCGGTCCTGTTCGGCGGCCGCGGCCGCCCAGTCACCGCGTACGGCGGCCTGGTGCAGCCGTACGTAGCCGTGCGGGTCCACGTTGCCGAGGCCGGGGACGGAGCCGTCCGCACCGCTCAGCATCATGGCGTCGACGACGAGTTCGTGGCCGGTCAGGACGGAGAACCCGGGCAGGTCCCTGGCTCCGATGGCCAGCCGCCGGAAGGCTCCGTCGTCACCGCTGGAGTCCTTCACCCCGGCGAGCACCCCGTCCGCGGCGAGCGGCAGCAGCAGCTCCGGGTCCAGTTTGCTGTGGACGCAGACCGGCACGTCGTAGGCCAGCAGCGGGGCGTCCACCGCGGCGGCGATGTCCCGGAAGTGCCGGTCGATCTCGGTGGGGTGGGTGCGGGTGTAGAACGGCGCGGTGGCGACGACGGCGTCGGCACCGAGGGCGATCGCCGCGCGGGCCCGCTCGACGGCCCGGTTGGTGGTGGTCTCGATGGCGCCGACGAGGACGGGCACCTGGCCCGCCGACGCCTTGGTGACGACCTCGATGACCTCGTCCTGCTGGGAAGGGGTCAGATAGGCGGTCTCGCCGGAGCTGCCGAGGGCGAAGAGGCCGTTGACACCGCCGTCCAGGAGGTGGCCGACGACCCTTTCCAGGGATCCCCGGTCCAGTGCGCCGTCCGCGGTGAGCGGGGTGACGACGGGCGGGATCACTCCGGTGAAGGGGGTGGCGGGGGCGGTCATGCGGTGCTCCTTGCGGGCGGTACGGGGGCCCGGTCCCCGGCGGGGGACCCGGGGGTCTGGGGGTGGACGCAGTGCCAGCGGTGTCCGCCGGGACCGGAGGTGTTCGGAGGGAAGACCGTGGCGCACGCGTCGTCGGCCTTCCAGCAGCGGGTGCGGAAGGGGCAGCCGGACGGCGGGTTGGTGGCCGAGGGCACCGGTCCGGTGAGGATGATGCGCTCGGTGGCCTCCATCAGGCTGGGGGTCGCGGAGAGCAGTGCCTCGGTGTACGGGTGCCGGGGCGCGCCCGCCACGTCCGCGGCGCGCCCCTCCTCGACGATGCGGCCGAGGTAGAGGACGGCGATGCGGTCGGCGAGGTAGCGCACGGTCTGGATGTCGTGCGAGATGAACACCATGCCGAGGCCCAGGCGTTCGCGCAGGTCGACCAGGAGGTTGAGCACCTGGGCGCGCACGGAGACGTCGAGCGCGGAGGTCGGTTCGTCGGCGACGACGATCTCCGGTTCGAGGGCGAGGGCGCGGGCGATGGCGACGCGCTGGCGCTGTCCGCCGGAGAGCTGGCCGGGCAGGGCTTCGAGGGTGTGTCCGGGCAGTCCGACGAGGTCGAGGAGTTCGGTGACGCGGGCTTCGCGGGCCTCACGGGTGCCGCGCCGGTGGACGTCCAGGGGGTCCCGCAGGATCTGGCGTACCGTCAGTCTGGGGTTGAGCGCGGTGGAGGGGTCCTGGAAGACGACGCCGACGGCGGATCCGAAGTCCTTGCGGCGTTCGGCGGCCGGCATGTCCCAGAGGTCGCGGCCGTGGAAGAGGACCTCGCCCTCGGTGGGCTTCTGGAGGCCGGTCAGGACCCGGGCGAGGGTGGACTTGCCGCAGCCGGACTCCCCCACCAGGCCGACGATCTCGCCGCGGGTGACCTCCAGCGTGGCGTCGGTGAGCGCGTGCACGGCGTCGCGGCTGAAGAGTCCTCCCCCGCGTGCCTTGTGGCGTACGTGAACGCCGTCGAGCCTGATCACAGGGCGCTCCCTTCCAGCTTCTTCGCGGCGGCCCCGGCCGGGTGGTGGCAGGCGTAGCCGTGGTCCGTGGTGGTGGTGTGTCCGGTGAGTGCCGGGGCGGTGGTGCGGCAGAGGCCGGTGGCGGCGGCGCAGCGGCCGGCGAAGCGGCAGCCCTCGCCGAAGCCCTGGGGGGCGGGGACGACGCCGCGGATCTGGTGCAGGCGCTCGGCGCCGGCTTCCAGGGAGACGACGGAGCCCAGGAGGCCGCGGCTGTAGTGGTGGGTGGGGGCGGTGAGGACGGACCGGGTGGCGCCGATCTCGGCGAGGCGTCCGGCGTACATGACGGCGACGCGGTGGGAGAGGTCGCCGACCAGGGCGAGGTCGTGGGAGACCAGGACCATGGCGAAGCCGAGTTCGTCGCGGAGCTCGACGAGGAGTTCGACGACCTGGGCCTGGACGGTGACGTCGAGGGCGGTGGTCGGTTCGTCCGCGATCAGCAGGCGCGGGCTGCGGGACAGGGCCATGGCGATGAGGACGCGCTGGCGCTGTCCGCCGGAGAGCTCGTGCGGGTAGCTGCGCAGGATGCGTTCGGGTGAGAGGCCGACGAGTTCGAGCAGTTCGGCGGGGGTCTTGGTGCCGCCGCGTGAGGTGAGCTGCTTGAGCTGGGTGCCGACGAGGACGGAGGGGTTGAGGGAGGAGAGCGCGTCCTGGTAGACCATGGCGATCTCGGGGCCCATCAGGGCGCGGCGCTCCCTGGGCGGCAGCTTCAGCAGGTCCCGGCCGCGGTAGAGGATCTCGCCGCTGACCTCGGCGTTGCGCGCGAGGAGGCCCATGACGGCGAGGCTGGTGATGGACTTCCCGCAACCGGACTCGCCGACGAGGCCGAGGGTCTCGCCCTCGTGGACGGTGAAGTCGAGCCCGTCGACGACGGGGATGTCGCCGTAGCGGTCGGGGAAGCGGATGGCGAGGTCGCGTACGACGAGGAGTTCGGCGGCGTCCTCGCGTACCGGGGTGAGGGCGGGTCCGGTGGCTTCGATGTGCCGGGCGAGCCTGGCGAGGGCCGCGTCGACGTCGACGGTGGAGGCGGCCTCGACCGGGTCGGGGGCCGTGGTGCTCTCGGGTCCGGCCGCGGGGCGGGCGCTCTTCGGTGCGGCGGAGGCGTCGGTGAGGCCCTCGGAGAGGACGTTGAGCGCGAGGACGGTGACCAGCAGGGCGAGGCCGGGGAAGAAGGTGGCCCACCAGCCGCCCGCCAGCAGGATCTGCCGGCCGTAGGCGAGGACGCTGCCCCAGCTGGGGTCGGGGTCCTGCACGCCGGCGCCGATGAAGGAGAGGCTGGCCTCGAAGATGATCGCCTCGGCGACCATGACGGTGGCGAACACCATGACGGGGGCCATGCAGTTGACGGCGACGTGGCGGAGCACGATGTAGCCGCGCCGGGCGCCGATGACCTTCTCCGCGGCGACGTAGTCCTCGCCGTACTGGGCGAGGACGTTGGCGCGGACGACGCGGGCGAGGGAGGGGGTGTAGACGAAGGCGATGGTGAAGATGATCACCGGGATGCTGGTGCCGAAGACGGCGACCAGGACGGCCGCGAGCGCGATCGGCGGGAACGACATCACGATGTCGAGGGTGCGCATGACCGATTCGTCGCCCAGCTTGCGCGAGGTGGCGGCGAGCGAGCCGAGGACCGCTCCCGCGACGAGGGCGACGGCGGTGGCGCCGAGGCCGATGACCAGCGAGTAGCGGGCGCCGTGCACCACGCGGGCGAAGACGTCGCGTCCGGCCCGGTCGGTGCCGAACCAGTGGTCGGCGCCGGGTGCCTGGACGGGCGTGCCGGTGGTCAGCGGGTCCTGGGTGAGCAGCGGGGCGAGTACGGCGCCGAGGAGGACGAGGACCAGGACCCCGAGGGCGACGCGGGAGGTGGCCGGGAGCGCGCGGAAGGCGATGCCGGGTCGGGAGAGCTTTTTGGCCAGGCGGCCCGTGGCGAACATGTCACACCGTCCTGATGCGCGGGTTGACCAGCAGGTAGAGCAGGTCGACGATGACGTTGACCACCAGGAAGGCGATGGCGATGGTCAGTACGGTGCCCTGGACCAGGGCGACGTCGCCTCCGGTGACACCTTCGAGGATGAGCTTGCCCATGCCGGGCAGGTCGAAGATCGCCTCGATGACGACGGCGCCGCTGAGCAGGTAGCCGACCTTGACGCCGAGCACGGTGAGCGGGGTGACGAGCGCGTTGCGCAGCACCGAGCGGATCACCAGGAAGACCGGCAGGCCGTTGCCCCGGGCGGTGCGGACGTAGTCGCGGTCGAGTTCGGCGACCATCGAGGTGCGTACGAGGCGGGCGAGCGACGCGGCGACGGGGACGGCGAGCGAGATCGCGGGCAGGGCCATGGTGGTGAGCCAGCCGCTGAAGGAGTCGGCGGGGTTGGTGTAGCCGCCGGTCGGGAAGATCCGGGTGTTCAGCGCGAACTGCTGGATGAGCAGCACCCCGAGCCAGAAGGAGGGGATGGCGACCCCGGCCATGGACAGCACCCGGAAGAGCTGGTCGGGCCAGCGGTCGCGGTACATCGCGCCCAGTACGCCGCCGGCGACCGCGAGGACGACGGCGAGGAGGAGCCCGAGGAGGGTGAGCTGGAGGGTGAGCGGGAAGGCGGCGGTGATCCGGTCGATCACCGGCTGGCTCGGCGGGACGGTCATGCCGAGGTCGAAGTGGAGCAGTTGGCCGAGGAAGTCGAAGTAGCGTACGGGCAACGGGTCGTTGAGTCCGTTGGCCTCGGCGAAGGCTTCCCTGGCCTCGGGACCGGCGCTCTCCCCGAGCGCGTTGTAGGCCGGGTCGGCCGGCGAGAACTGCAGCACCACGAAGACCAGCAGCGCGATGCCGAGGATCATCACCGGCATCATCGCGACGCGGCGCAGCGCGAGCCGGAGAAAAGCAACCATCGTCGGGTTCCTTGCGGTTGGGCGGGCGGCGGGTCCGGGCCGCCGGGGGGTGGCGGGCCCGGACCGGTGGGCCCGGGCCGCCGGGGGGAGGCGGGCCCGGGGGCCGGGGGGGCGGGCGTCAGGCGCGGCCGACGTCCACGAACGACAGGCCGGTGGTGGGCAGCGGTTCGAAGCCGGGCAGGGCCTTCTCGTTCCAGGCGGTGGGCAGTTTGCGGTGGAGGACGGGGTAGAGCGCGGCCTCGTCGGCGACGAGGTCGGTGGCCCGGCCCCACAGCTCCTTGCGGGTGGCCTCGTCGGCCGCCTTGGCCGCCTTGTCGAGGAGCTGCTTGACCTGCTTGTACGCGGGGGACCTGGACCAGGCGTAACGCTTCTCCGGCCAGAAGCCGTAGTAGAACCAGCGCATCAGCAGGTCCGTGTCGTTGCCGAAGACGGAGGGGTCGCCGGGTGCGACGAGGACCTCGAAGTCGCCGCTGTCGACCTTGGCGTACTGGGCCGGCGACTGGGCGATGTCCAGGGTGGCCTCGATGCCGGCGGCGGCCCAGCTCTCCTTGAGCAGCGGGGCGATGTCCTTGACCCAGCCGGTGTCGGTGGTCAGGACGGTGAAGGCGAGCTTGCCGACGCCGGCTTCGGCGAGGAGCTTCTTCGCCTTGGCCACGTCGTGGGTGTAGACGGTGGCGGCCTTGTGGTACTCGGGGTGGGTCGCGGGGACGTATCCGGTGGCGGCGGCCGCGTTGCCGACCATCGCGGTGGAGATGATCTTCTCGGTGTCCAGGGCGTAGTGCAGGGCCTGGCGGACCCGCTTGTCGGCGAACCGCTCGTCGGCGGTGTTGAACATCAGGAAGAGCAGGCCGAAGGACTGCACGGACTCGGTCCTCGCGGTGGCGGAGAGCCGCTTGACGTCGATGTACGGGACGTCCTCGATGGCCTGGACGCGGCCGGACTCCATGGCGCTGACGCGGGCCGACTGGTCCGAGATCAGGCGCCAGATCATCTTCTCGGCCTTCGCCGGGTGCGGGCCGTTGTACGCCTTGTGCTTCTCGAAGACGATCTTGTCCTCGCGGGTCGCCGAGACGAACCTGTACGGGCCGGAGCCGACGGGCTCGGCGTCGAAGCCCTTGACGTCCGCCTCGACGATCTTCTTCGGGACGATCCGGACGACGGCGATGCGGGAGGGGAAGAGGGCGAAGGCGTGCTTGAGCTTGAACTCGACCGTGGCGGCGTCGACCGCGGTGACCGTGTCGACGAACGGCACGAACTGGGCCATCAGGGAGGCGTTCTCGGGGTCCAGGACGCGTTCGAAGCTGAACACCACGTCGTCGGCGGTGACCGGCGAGCCGTCGTGGAAGGTGGCGCCGTCACGGAGGGTGGCCCGGTAGGTGGTGGCGTTGATCTTCTCCGGCATCCCGGTGGCGAGCGCGGGGCGGGCCACGAGTGTGGCCGGATCGAGATCGACCAGGCCCTCGAAGATGTGCATGTTGGCGGCGTACGGAGTCGCGCCGGAGGTGATCATGGGGTCGAACCCGGTCGAGAGAGGGTAGGAGAGGCCGGCTTCGATGGTGCCGCCGCCCTCCCCCTTGCCCGCGGCGCCGTCGGCGGTCGAGGAGGGTCCGCCGCACGCGGAAAGGCTCGCCGTGATGGCGGCGGCCGCGCCGATGACGCCGGTGTAACGCAGGAAGGTGCGACGCTCGACACCGGCTGGCCTCAGCTCGGGCACGGGTCCTCCAGAGGGGAAGTCGAAAAGGGCAGAGGGGGGCGTGGGCGGGAACAGCTGGTTCGGCCGTGATCGCGACGGCCGCCGCCCACTTGGCATCAGACGTCAGATGTCTGATGCCTTGATAGCGTGGGAACGTAGCTTGACAATCGAGAGGGGTCAAGAGGTGGGGAGTTCACATATGTCCGGCACCCGGTCCGGGCGCACCCTGCTGCGGCAGGAAGTCGTCGAGGGCATCAAGCGGTACATCCTCGACGAGCGGCTGCGCCCCGGCGACCCGCTGCCCACGGAACCCGCCCTGTGCGAGGCGCTCGGCGCCAGCCGCTCCAGCGTCCGCGAGGCCGTCAAGATCCTGAACGCGCTCGACATCGTGGAGGTGCGCCACGGCCACGGGACGTACGTGGGCCGGCTGAGCCTCTCCGCCCTGGTGGAGAGCCTCACCTTCCGCGGGCTCCTCTCCCCCGACGACGACTTCCAGGTGATGGCCGACCTGGTGGACGTACGCGAGCTGTTCGAGCGCGGGATGGCCGACCGGATCGTCTCCTCGCTGAACACCGAGCAACTGGACACCCTGGACGGGCTGGTGGAGACCATGCGGGCCACCGGGTCGGGCGACGGGCACGGCTTCGTGGCGGCGGACCGGGCGTTCCACGCCCTGCTGGTGGCACCGCTGGGCAACGACCTGATAGGCCAGCTCTCGATGGCGTTCTGGGACGTCTACGCGATCGTCGCCCCCCACCTCGACGGATTCACGCACGCCGACGAGCGGGAGACCGTCAACGCGCACCAGGCCATCGTGGACGCGGCCCGGGCCGGTGACATCCCGGCGTTCCTGACGGCGGTCGGCGAGCACTACGCCCCGGTCAGGCGGCGGATCGCGGAGGCCCGGGCCCGCTGAGCGGGCCGGGCCGCACCCCCGTCCCGGCCGGGCGCCTCTTGACGTCCGGCCGCGGCGCTCCCTAGGGTCCGGTTGCCACCAGGACATCTGACGTCTTCTGTCCTGTCGCTTCCCGTACCCCTGGAGGGCACAGCCATGCCGTCGGCCGATCTCACCCTCGCGGAATGCCGCGCCTACCGGCCCGAACTGCCGCTGCCCGGCGACTTCGACGCGTTCTGGGACCGCACCCTGGGCGCCGGTCCGCACGGAAGTGGCCCGGGCGGGGGCGAGCCGGAGAAGCCGCGCTTCGAGGAGGTCGACGCCGGGCTGTCCCAGGTGCGCGTCCACGACGTGAGCATCCCGGGATACGACGGCCGGCCGGTCCGCGGCTGGCTGCGGATGCCCGCGGGCGCGACCGGACCGCTGGGCTGTGTCGTGGAGTTCCTGGGGTACGGGCGCGGCCGGGGCCTGCCCCACGAGCAGTTGACGTGGGCCTGCGCCGGTTACGCCCATCTGGTGATGGACACCCGCGGCCAGGGCTGGTCGTCGGCGGGCGGGGTCACCGCGGACACC
This DNA window, taken from Streptomyces nitrosporeus, encodes the following:
- a CDS encoding chaplin, encoding MKYTKVAAIAAGALMALGAATPAMADAGAGAIAAGSPGVLSGNVVQVPVHIPVNVCGNSINIIGLLNPAFGNTCVNS
- the rsgA gene encoding ribosome small subunit-dependent GTPase A, which encodes MSLPVLPASSSPSAASHPLVPYGWDADLAAVFAPYAERGLLPGRVVRVDRGRCDVVTAHGTLSADTAFVVPRDPMRIVCTGDWVAVDPDGDPRFVRTLLPRRTAFVRSTSSQRSEGQVLATNIDRVVICASLAVELDPGRLERFLALAMSSTDGAALLGDGAGGRRHEVHPIVLLTKADLVPDATTLSHLVQDVERVAPGVRVLPVSSVTGEGVDDFRAVVADGTSVLLGISGAGKSTLANTLLGRPAMEVQAARDVDGKGRHTTTTRNLLVLPGGGVLIDTPGLRGVGLYDAGAGVGQVFSEIEELAARCRFHDCAHETEPGCAVLGAVEDGTLAERRLDSYRKLLRENRRIEARSDARLRSETLREWKRRGAEGKAAAKAKRGRFR
- a CDS encoding rodlin, which encodes MKKMMAGAAVAVSLLGISAAAAPSAMAIGNDMGTTVVNGNGSESEFGTSETEGDMSPQLSLVQGSLNKLCLGVPAKANVGSLIGLVPITVQDVNVLSNPQNQQCTDNSTQAKGDEPLSHILSDIPLLSGNGIANG
- a CDS encoding dihydrodipicolinate synthase family protein, which produces MTAPATPFTGVIPPVVTPLTADGALDRGSLERVVGHLLDGGVNGLFALGSSGETAYLTPSQQDEVIEVVTKASAGQVPVLVGAIETTTNRAVERARAAIALGADAVVATAPFYTRTHPTEIDRHFRDIAAAVDAPLLAYDVPVCVHSKLDPELLLPLAADGVLAGVKDSSGDDGAFRRLAIGARDLPGFSVLTGHELVVDAMMLSGADGSVPGLGNVDPHGYVRLHQAAVRGDWAAAAAEQDRLVALFDIVGAAVPGTASATAAGLGAFKTALMLRGVIATNVMSPPMRRLDGTETAMIAAYLDRAGLSRV
- a CDS encoding ABC transporter ATP-binding protein; the encoded protein is MIRLDGVHVRHKARGGGLFSRDAVHALTDATLEVTRGEIVGLVGESGCGKSTLARVLTGLQKPTEGEVLFHGRDLWDMPAAERRKDFGSAVGVVFQDPSTALNPRLTVRQILRDPLDVHRRGTREAREARVTELLDLVGLPGHTLEALPGQLSGGQRQRVAIARALALEPEIVVADEPTSALDVSVRAQVLNLLVDLRERLGLGMVFISHDIQTVRYLADRIAVLYLGRIVEEGRAADVAGAPRHPYTEALLSATPSLMEATERIILTGPVPSATNPPSGCPFRTRCWKADDACATVFPPNTSGPGGHRWHCVHPQTPGSPAGDRAPVPPARSTA
- a CDS encoding rodlin; the protein is MIKKILASAAMAASVAGVSAVAAPAAMATGNDMGTTAVNGNGAVQYYGNSSTSGDMSPQIGLIQGSFNKPCIALPAKANIGSLLGLVPISVQDINILSSPQNQQCTENSTQAKGDEALSHILNDIPILSANGAGNN
- a CDS encoding chaplin, coding for MRQVLNKSMVVMAAASGILAAAGGYAHADASADGVAAGSPGVGSGNAVQVPVHIPVNVCGNTVDVIALLNPAFGNTCANVGSGDQHGSGHGHGSGHGSGHGHGSGHGSGSGSGADAEAVAAGSPGVLSGNLAQVPVDVPVNACGNSVDVVGLLNPVFGNTCVNDSGHDGGHEIPPVDPPSPEPPTTEPPAPEPPTTEPPTSEPPTSEPPVQEPPVKEPPADPSVPNTPDTQLAETGAGQIGLAAGASAALLLGGAVLMRRNRAARD
- a CDS encoding DUF5949 family protein; amino-acid sequence: MTSSRTATSTFTQAQLGTQALIGWSGEHPDGDRGVAFLLAYSLGDGQDGPETGELALRAALERSGLRIGGETLDGSQQPGLPVKLVVQAGQAVLTMPHFKAQYTVPREWLAVARSEGVVHGMFATRPWPAAVPGQPVGEELLRSFVCDPETVRTSAHCLLPVRSLG
- a CDS encoding rodlin; protein product: MIKKVLATGAVAASILGLTATSAMAIGDDMGTTVVNGNGSESEFGTSETEGDMSPQLSLVQGSLNKPCVGLPLKANVGSLIGLIPITVQDVNVLSNPQNQQCTDNSTQAKGDEPLSHILSDIPLLSGNGAGNS